In Helianthus annuus cultivar XRQ/B chromosome 9, HanXRQr2.0-SUNRISE, whole genome shotgun sequence, the following are encoded in one genomic region:
- the LOC110879476 gene encoding cytochrome P450 82A3 yields the protein MEFHLSSSSTLTAILFVTVIAFLLQILNRKRVNKEPPRAKGAWPIIGHLHLLGGSNLPHHVLSDMANKYGPIFTIKLGVHQALVVSNAEIAKDCYTTNDKAFASRPKSTAAEIMGYNYALIGLAPYGDYWRKVRKMLTLEVFSQRRVEMIEHVRVSEVKASMKDMYETWLKNKESEGSDMVKMELSGWFGSMILNVVLRILSGKRLPLNHKEGIRSRKAVRDFFELLGAFVVSDFVPFLEVFDIGGYKKKMKVAGQEMDNILEGWLQERKREKASGQNQHEGNQVFIDVLISILQDASEEDFPGHDHDTVIKASCLAILIAASDSMAVTLTWALSLLLNNPKTMKNIQDEIDEHVGRNRLVQQSDTKKLVYLQAVIKETLRLHPPGPLSVPHESTEDCVVSGYNIPKGTRLLVNLYKLHRDPNVWSDPYEFQPERFLTTQKDIDLRGNHFELLPFSSGRRMCPGIFFALESLSLALASVLQQFTVTKTSDEPIDMTEGVGLTTDRATPLEVLIAPRLSYNMYSTDA from the exons ATGGAATTCCATCTCTCATCTTCCTCAACTCTAACAGCCATCTTGTTTGTTACTGTAATTGCTTTTCTGCTCCAGATCCTGAACAGAAAGAGGGTTAACAAAGAGCCACCTAGAGCAAAGGGGGCATGGCCTATTATCGGACACCTACACCTTCTAGGTGGATCGAACCTCCCTCATCATGTTTTAAGTGATATGGCAAACAAATATGGCCCTATTTTTACCATTAAGCTCGGAGTTCACCAGGCTCTGGTAGTGAGTAACGCCGAGATAGCCAAAGATTGCTACACCACAAATGACAAAGCCTTTGCAAGCCGACCCAAGTCAACGGCGGCAGAGATCATGGGGTATAACTACGCCTTGATCGGCCTTGCTCCATATGGCGATTACTGGCGAAAAGTGCGCAAGATGCTCACACTGGAAGTCTTCTCTCAACGAAGAGTGGAGATGATCGAACATGTTAGAGTTTCAGAAGTTAAAGCATCCATGAAAGATATGTATGAGACCTGGCTAAAGAACAAAGAGAGTGAAGGTTCCGACATGGTAAAGATGGAGTTGTCAGGATGGTTTGGGAGCATGATACTTAATGTTGTACTTAGGATACTTTCTGGAAAGAGGTTGCCGCTTAACCATAAAGAAGGCATTCGATCTCGAAAGGCGGTTAGAGACTTCTTTGAGCTGTTGGGCGCGTTTGTGGTGTCCGATTTCGTTCCATTCTTGGAAGTGTTCGACATCGGAGGATAtaagaagaagatgaaagtagCTGGGCAAGAGATGGACAACATCTTAGAAGGATGGTTGCAAGAGCGCAAGAGGGAGAAAGCGTCCGGCCAGAACCAACATGAAGGGAACCAAGTCTTCATAGATGTCTTGATTTCCATTCTCCAAGACGCTTCGGAAGAGGATTTTCCCGGTCATGATCATGATACAGTTATCAAAGCCTCATGCCTG GCAATACTTATCGCGGCCTCAGACTCGATGGCTGTGACTTTAACATGGGCTTTATCTTTGCTGCTCAACAACCCAAAAACAATGAAAAATATCCAAGATGAAATTGATGAGCATGTTGGAAGGAATAGGCTGGTGCAACAATCAGACACTAAAAAATTAGTCTACCTTCAAGCGGTCATCAAAGAAACATTGCGTTTACACCCACCAGGACCTCTCTCCGTTCCTCATGAGTCCACAGAGGACTGCGTTGTGAGCGGCTACAACATCCCAAAAGGTACACGCTTGTTGGTAAATCTTTATAAATTGCACCGCGATCCAAATGTATGGTCGGATCCTTACGAATTTCAGCCTGAAAGATTCTTAACAACTCAAAAGGATATAGATCTTAGAGGAAATCACTTCGAACTACTTCCCTTTAGTAGTGGGAGAAGAATGTGCCCGGGTATATTCTTTGCCCTAGAGTCTTTGTCTTTAGCACTAGCTAGTGTGTTACAACAGTTCACGGTAACAAAAACTTCAGATGAGCCAATTGATATGACTGAAGGCGTGGGACTGACTACGGACAGAGCAACGCCACTTGAGGTCCTAATTGCCCCTCGTTTATCTTATAATATGTATTCTACAGATGCatga